A DNA window from Bos mutus isolate GX-2022 chromosome 11, NWIPB_WYAK_1.1, whole genome shotgun sequence contains the following coding sequences:
- the GDF7 gene encoding growth/differentiation factor 7, with product MDLSAAAALCLWLLSACRPRDGLEAAAVLRAAGAGPAESPGGGGGGSGTTLAAAEGTSAALAAASPGPRGARRATGSGFRNGSVVPHQFMMSLYRSLAGRTPAGPVAVSTSGSGRHGRADTVTGFADQAIPDESAAQTGLNFLFDVSSLPDADEVLGAELRVLRRESGARGPGSASPPLLLLSTCPSAASAPRLLHSRAAEFLDAARWEVFDVADALRRHRREPRTSRAFCLSLSGVVGSARVPLALRPLGFGLRGGGGAAAEERALLVVSSRTQRKESLFREIRSQARALGAALAVESRPDSRPGVGSPTAVIGGRRRRRTALAGARAAQGSGGGAGRGHGRRGRSRCSRKPLHVDFKELGWDDWIIAPLDYEAYHCEGVCDFPLRSHLEPTNHAIIQTLLNSMAPDAAPASCCVPARLSPISILYIDAANNVVYKQYEDMVVEACGCR from the exons ATGGACCTGAGCGCGGCCGCCGCGCTGTGCCTCTGGCTGCTGAGCGCCTGCCGCCCCCGCGACGGGCTAGAAGCGGCCGCCGTGCTGCGGGCGGCGGGGGCAGGGCCGGCCGAGAGTccggggggcggcggcggcggcagcgggaCAACCCTCGCCGCGGCTGAGGGCACCTCCGCTGCCCTGGCCGCCGCGTCTCCCGGGCCCCGCGGTGCGCGCCGCGCCACGGGCTCCGGCTTCAGGAACGGCTCGGTGGTGCCGCACCAGTTCATGATGTCGCTTTACAGGAGCCTGGCCGGGAGGACTCCGGCCGGGCCAGTCGCCGTCTCCACCTCAGGATCTGGCCGCCACGGCCGCGCGGACACAGTCACCGGCTTCGCGGACCAGGCGATCCCAG ACGAATCGGCAGCCCAGACCGGCCTGAACTTCCTGTTCGACGTGTCAAGCCTTCCCGACGCAGACGAGGTGTTGGGCGCGGAGCTGCGCGTGCTGCGCCGGGAGTCCGGGGCGCGGGGCCCCGGCAGCGCGAGTCCCCCGTTGCTGCTGCTGTCCACGTGCCCCAGCGCCGCGAGCGCCCCGCGCCTACTGCACTCCCGAGCCGCCGAGTTCCTGGACGCCGCGCGCTGGGAGGTGTTCGACGTGGCAGACGCCTTACGGCGCCACCGCCGGGAACCGCGCACCAGCCGCGCGTTCTGCCTCTCGCTGAGCGGAGTGGTGGGTTCGGCGCGGGTCCCGCTGGCACTGCGGCCGCTGGGCTTCGGTttgcggggcggcggcggcgcggcggcGGAGGAACGCGCGCTGCTGGTGGTCTCTTCCCGCACGCAGAGGAAGGAGAGCCTGTTCCGAGAGATCCGCTCCCAGGCGCGCGCGCTCGGGGCCGCGCTGGCTGTGGAGTCGCGGCCCGATTCCAGACCCGGCGTGGGCTCGCCGACCGCGGTCATCGGCGGTCGCAGGCGGCGGCGGACGGCGTTGGCCGGGGCGCGGGCAGCTCAGGGCAGCGGCGGGGGCGCGGGCCGGGGCCACGGGCGCAGGGGCCGGAGCCGCTGTAGCCGCAAGCCCTTGCACGTGGACTTCAAGGAGCTGGGCTGGGACGACTGGATCATCGCGCCCCTGGACTACGAGGCATACCACTGCGAGGGCGTGTGCGACTTCCCGCTGCGCTCGCACCTTGAGCCCACCAACCACGCCATCATTCAGACGCTGCTGAACTCCATGGCCCCGGATGCGGCGCCAGCCTCCTGCTGCGTGCCCGCGCGCCTCAGCCCGATCAGCATCCTCTACATCGACGCCGCCAACAACGTGGTCTACAAGCAGTACGAGGACATGGTGGTGGAGGCGTGCGGCTGCAGGTAG